The Magnolia sinica isolate HGM2019 chromosome 3, MsV1, whole genome shotgun sequence genome includes the window AACGTCGAGACGAACTTAGCTTGCTACACTAACAGCTTCTTGCCCCCAAAACTTTCTTCATGAAGCATATCAATCGCTCTCATCATCTCATCTTCCAATTTCATCTGAACGAATGCAAAGCCTCTCGAAGCTCTAGACCCTTTAATGCGTGGGATCACCGCCTCACGCACTACACCCGCCCTCCCGAAAACCCTCTCAAAGTTTACAAGGAGCCATCCAACAGGAAACCCTTTAACGAAGAGGGTCGGGAGTTCCTCCAAGGGATTTCCCAGCAAACCTTTTCCTCCCTTCACCAGCTGACCTTTTCCCCCTTGAGTCCATTCCCGAGTTGGAGTCTCCAGAGTCCGGACAGTTCCTCTCCCCCGGGTCGCGATATTCGCTTCTGCCCTCCCCTATCGCACCCGTTTTCAGCTGATGATAATCAGTTCTATCATTGATCTCGAGATCCTCAGTGGTTAAAGCAATGCCCTCGTCTTGCTCGAAATTCGTGGAGCAATCCTGTTGATGATGGCTTCCTTCCGATGGTTCTCCTCGCTCAAATGGCTGAAGAGAATCCCCAAACCTTCCATTCTCTTTGCGGCTTGTTCTCATTTACTCCTTAATTATACCTAGGATGCATCATTTCCAAATGGCTAATAAGCTATTGACTTAATTACCATGGGTGACAGAAAAGACTCTACGAAACTCACCAAGTAGCAATGTTGCCCATAGCTCAGTGGAAGTTTCCTGTTATTTATTGGTTATTTTGGTAGGAGCTTCATAACTAGTGACTTTCTCTGCTCAGCCTACTCACTTTAGTAGCCTGAAACCATCCATTGAATGAAACTCGATGTTTATTGCCCAGAAGATATAATGGCTTAGCGTTGTATTGGAATTGCACTGCCTGCTGTCTGATTTGTCAACTCTTTAACCGATGGAAAGAAAAATATGACATTACCTGCATGAGAAAAATATGACATTACCTGCGTGTATGGAAGATACGTTCTCATTCATTTAACAGGATTCACAAAATATTCGTATCTAACCATTTAATCGTTCAAACAATTCATGAAAAGTTTAGTTAAGTTGCACTTACAGGATcattctcaaaaaataaaaaaaataaaaaaataaaaagaaacaaaaaacacagaaaagaaacaaagaaataaagaaagaaggaTAGATGGATAGATAGAGAGATAGAAAAAGATAGACTTACAGGACATATGGGGCCTTGCGAAGAAATAACTGATTGCATCTCAGCTGGATCCGAAACATAGCCTAATCGTAGATAAGGAAGCATATCTGAGACAGCTTCCTTTTCTCTTCCCACATACACCTGCAGAAGGGGCATAATATGATGTTGGGAGAAAACTGTCATAACCATAGATGAACAAACATGCTGGTGATGGATTTGATTTCCATACATGAAAAACTTGGACGGCTAATTTTCCATTTCTTTGAGCAACCATTCTCTTGTCCTGATATTGAGGATCCTCAGTATTCAGTGATGCCTGCATCAAGAAACCATATAGGACAGTAATTAATGCCTGGATCAAGAAACCCATATACAACAAAGTAATTAAATTGCAAGTGCAAAAAGTAGTTAATTTGCATATACGAGTCCAGAGAACAAAGATTTCACCTCTACCACTATACGGTCGTAAGGATTATCTTCGTCTACAAATCCATAGTTCAGAAGCAACCTTGAATTTGGTTGCGGCCCGCACCTATATAATCTATCAATTTTAAGATGTGGATATAAAACCCATAGAGTACATTCTCAGCAACAGTAACCACAAGCACAACATGAGGAGTGCAAGAACAACTCCAAATTATAGACTAGTAAGAAATTTCTATGATTTTAGGTAAATAAGATACCAGACAACAATTGATTCCCCAGCTTTATAAGGCCGATCCACCACCAGTTGAACAGCACCATCTGTAGCAGCCAGCATTGCCTTGCAGTTGCTTTTGTAAGCCAGTAATGGGGGCCCTAGAGGAACTAAAGCAAATCTCCGAGCCAAGCTGACTTTCTGATCCACCAGAGTAAATGATCAATCATATGCTTTGTAAAACTAGATACTCTATTGATCAAAAGAAAAACAGAAGTAGATAACACCCATGCCTTCCTGATGAAAAAAGATAAACTGCTCATTTTACGAAACTGGAAGAAGATTTGACTAACCAGCATGGTGGCTATCTCGATTTCAACCATAAATTTCTCTATGTTACCCAGTCAATTCAGAATGGTAAGTACCTCatccttttctctctttcccattcccttcttttcatttcttttttctgcATTACCCTCCCTTCCTCATGTAAAAGCCACACCCATTTGATACCCATTGTTGTTCCAAATagcaatgtgtcaaatcaattaTTGTGACCAGTAGATATGGCGTGTGCAATGAATTTAGAGAGAGAAGCAATTGTTTGCAAGACGTGGCCATGTGGGAGAGAGCAGAGAAGAAGTGGTCATAAAATGTAGACCTTTCATGGAGAACTTCGCTTAGTGCGCATTTTTTTTTCCCTGGCAACTCtcgttatatatagtagagatagtTGCATTTACACCAACAAAATTATCAATTTCATGCTAATTGAAGGTACAACCAGTGTTACTGGACATGTGCAACAGGTACCAAGTGTCAAAGTGTCCTCAAAAGCCAGGAAAGGCCGTTCAAAATATAAAACATGGGGACAATTCCAtacaaaataaattaataatcacaaaagaatgagaaaataataaaataaaattctaaaagaaTTATATCAGTTTAGGTCCAATCAACATTCATTTTCAAGGATTAATTAAGGTTTTATTCAAAATAATGCAATTTTACAGCAGTTGAAGAGATTCGCCAACCAGAAGTGATTGGAGATCACATCTCAGTTTTGCCAAATCATCCACTTCATTTTCACCAAATCAATTGGAGATTACATCTTAGTTTTGCCAAATCATCCACTTCAATTTCACCAAATCATCCACTTCATCATTTCCTTCCCTAAGGATGTGGATGAACGACAACGAGAGAACATTCAACTCTCTAATTTCCTCCACCTATTGCCTAATTCCACATTTTTTATGGCAATCTCCACAGGCATTATTCCAACGATGAAGCCCAATTTATGGCATTAAAAGAGTTTCCCTCAATAATTGGATATGGCTCTTGCATCCAAACTAGTTCTTTCATTCTAATCCAGGGCCTTCTTGCCTCAATGGAAGCTGTCAAATTAGGTCCAGTCAACAGTAACTTTAAAAAATCTGACCCAACAAATAATAAGTTGAGGAAACAATAAACAGCACATAATAACTATTTAAAAATACCATAGCCAACATGAACATCATGCAATGAACATTAGTTGCATCCCGAAAAGAAAGGAAACTCatcaaattaccaaaaaaaaacaTGAATGGGTCAAAGGCATATGACcttattacaaaaaataaaaatggaaaaatagaaaaaggtGAAAGTAATGAAGAAGTCAACTTGAATGAGTTTCCTTCACACCGAGAGCTTGTAGGCAAGCTTGTGAAATAAAGGAATGAGAAGGCTTCAACTTTAACAATGAAACCTAACTCAATAAATGACACAAAAAATaggaaaacaagaaaagaaattttTCAAAGGGAGTCGTCAGATCACCACATTTGAATTATACATGTCATACATTTAAACGACATCATTCAGGCAACATCTAGAATTCCGGATTGAGTTCGTTTTGCTTATGTTGCAACTCAAGCTCACCAGTATGTGTCGCCCCAGTTGGGCCCATGTACTGGAATGGCATGATGATCGGAATCGGGTTATTATGCTTTACAACTCACAGTAAGAAATTTACACTGAATGAATGATTCTGATCATTGCTGTGTTGATAAATGTTGAACACTAAAAAGAAAGTTTTCAGTGGCTcaatcaaggtgtcccgtatcggtatcagttggcgtaacggtgacctccaaaaccgatacggatacggggtcgtaacggcgatacgggggcgtaacggcccgtaacggcgtaaaaaaaaaattttgccaaaaaaatataaaaaaatatgtattaaatccggaatattctaagcattccaaatatgcattcatttataaattggaacatgtttatggtggtgtaacggtccactctttggtgagaagctgtatcggactgtctgattaatttttgaaccaagtaacctgaatttgactataaaatgtatatatttaattttctaaatatctaatttatatacttaacaatttaatatctttctcctagtagttctttaaaaaaatgaaattaaattcaggtagatggcgttgccaatttcgggctgacttggatgaccaatctatgccccaaattagcctcaaattcatgcaatttattgtcattatcccacttatgtattagtggacatttattggatagtgaatcatgaaaaaaaccaaaaggccctattttaaaaaataagagtacaccaaataacaattaaaaactattcaaataatttgattttggcattgtgagttagcaattgcagtttataatttaattagtaaattttaagttaatatgtctttggtacaattttttatggccccaaattaggtgagacttggattgtgaagtgtagcacacatgtcaaagttttttgggtcccacgcatgatgaatgtgttatatctaaaccgtccattcatttgacgagattgTCTTAagacttgacacgaaaaataatacagatctaattatcaagtggaccacacttcaaaaagcaatgggggattgaacgtctaccattgaaaacttttttgggatcacatgacttttagatcaatatgaaatttggttttcctcttcattcgggtctttttgaccttatgaacagattggatagaaaataaatgttacggtgggcctacgaattgtttaacggtgaaaatcatcacctccgctgctatttttggtgtggtccggacgatctttggatacgattcattttttaggcaatgctataaaataatatttaaaaatagatgaacggtgtggatataataaatacatcactgtggagcctataAAACtatatctcctttgaaccgttcgtacaactcggagctcgaggagtgtcagcgctcgtctcagcgTGACACGTACCGACAGCAGCTTAcgctgcccaaaaaaaaaaaaaagggggaaggagagagggaaaccgaaaagaaaaaagagggaaagaagagaagaaaaaagagggaaagagggaaagaacagagagagagagagagagggagagagggagagagaagaaaaaggaggaggaggaggaggccgtAGCCGCAGCCGCAGTCGCAGCAGGACCGCAGCCGCAGCGGCAGCAGGGCCGTAGCAggccgagaagaggaagaagaagaagaagaagaagagagagaagaagaagaggaaaagaaaggaaaaaggttagggttttttatttattttttttctttttttttccaaggaAAGACTTTGATTCAAAATGGGGAATCGAGACATGCAATCTTTGTACAATGATGGTGTCAATTCCATCTAATTTTGGGACACCCTAGGCTCAATTCaattccaaaaatcaaatgttATTATCATCCTTAAAGCCTGATCATGGGATCATAGCTCATTTGTGATAGCAGTCGCACCAAGCATAGTGACAAATCACATTATTGGCAATTTCTCAGTTCGGAAATTTCTCAGGAGATTTTTGGATTTCATGGGACAATATTGGAAAAAGCTcgctgaaaataaaaattcaaaatatttattatataataaaaGAATTTAGAACTTATGTAGAGTATGTAGAACTTCTTTTATTtactgtatgtatgtatgtagtacctattatattataaattagaGCATTATTTGTACTGAATTAGTGCATTAAAATTAGTAGATTAAAATCgtatttattaattaatttaaattttcgaaaaagaaaaaaaaaaaagtttgatcaATTGTATATTAAACATGTGATGAGGAGTCTATTAGACACTCCCTTATCATTTTCAGTGTATAACCACTCCGAACATGGACTCGATTATTAAGTTTTAACTTTGACATATTTGCAAAAAAATTTCAgaacataatattatattagaaGTTCAGCGACTCAACGAACATCTTGAATGCCTTAAAAGAATGAATTAATTGAAAGATGTTAAATACTTGATCTTAGATTTCCATTCAGAGATCCATAAAATACAGAGGAACAGGCAAAGACGCAAGATATTACCTGCAAATGCACTACACAAGACTGAACTGCTACAAAAGCTTGTTTGAAGATCTCAAATGGAAAAGCCTCGGTAGGTATGTCATAAGGATAttgctgcaaaaaaaaaaagcatgctaGCAGTGTTATCTTGAGCTTTATAATCCCAAATGCATTGTCAAGGAATAAAAATGCCTAAATCTTTTTCAGTtaagaaaagtttttttttttttaaaggtaatttCCAAAAGCAACTGAAGGTTCATATGCAAGCAACCTGAAACAATGAACCAGCCATAAACCAAACTGTGTCTAGCTCATTGTACTCTCTCTTGATCCCTTCATCCCTTTCAAGCACTTCAGCCTGAATTATTGTGACAAAGAAAATACTTAGCACAACAATCAACTTAAATTTTACAAGGATGGCATGGTAACAGGATGAACTTTACATTCATTTGACATTAATGAAAGTGGCAACTGGAGTATAAACACAGATAGGTCCAGGTCACTAGATCAGATATTACCCTTGTAGGGCTGCCGGTCAGGTATGCCAATTCACTTTCTGACCACAGAAGTGGAGATTCAACAGCAAGCTGCCCTCTTCCACGTTGGCGATCAAGCTCTCTAATAAATGGATGCCAGAAAGACTTCTTCCCCTGCTTCTTTTCATACATGAGATACAATGCCAAGCAGGCCAACTCTGATAATTTGTTGGTTGTTAACAACTCCGCTGCATAAAAGAAGTTTTTTTTCCAACAGTAAGAGGCGAAGTTTGAAACCCTGAACTGAAAATAACAGTCTCGAAGGCATCACCACTAGGGTAAAGGTTAAACTTCAAGGCATATTTTTTCTTTAATCAAATCGAATTCTGTTCAACCAAATGAGCTtcaataccaaattcttttcaGACAACTGGAAAGCAGTTACTCCTGGACCCCAGTGCCCAAACATCAATTAGTTACAATGCATAGATTCCTAAAATGCACTCGTTAACTACTGAAGCTAAAAATGCCAAGAGTGAATCCATGGTGTGCATGAAAATTTACTGTTATAAATAAGATACATAATTTAAGCAACGAATATCAGCACTGTTGTATATACAGGGATTGAAAGGAGGAAACAacataagggcatgtttggattgatCGTACACCGCCGTAAAGTAAtgtaaaatgtaatgattacaaataaCAATACCTGTCAGATGGAAATCAGATAATTTGATTGAGGATTTCTGTCTTTGGATAAGCGTCATAAACTTGTAATGATGATAATATTACATTACTGTAATGTCAAATCACTGTGGTAAAATGCACTGATGTGTGTGTTTGGATATGGGATTTCCACTAATAAACGATGTAAAACTGTAATTATTATTTGTCTTGTATTCCGCCTGCATTTGGCCACCAAATTACGTGGATAAACAACCATCGTAAAACGGTAATGATGACACTTTTACATTACGGCGGTATATGATCAATCCatgcacaccataaaaaaatctaAGCAATCAGCTTCAACACTCTGTGATACAAATTCAAGATAATGTTAACACCAGATGTGACTTGTCATGCCACCCAGTACCTGCGACACCACAAGCACAAGGCTGCGCTGGCTGGAAATACAGCAACAACTAGGATGAGAACATCAAGGGTATCTAAAGAATTATTTTTAAGCAGTCGACAAAGACGAAACCATTTTTTGTATTACTTTCGTAGTATTTATGAATTCAGATGAAGAATAATGGATGATTCGAGTCATAGCTTGATGGCTGCAACCTACGCCTTCCCATTGAGGTGGAAGTACGGAAACCACTGAGTGGGAGAAACCTATTCGGAGAGCTTAGCAGCTTTTCGTTGGATcacaatatcaataatatcggccgatattatcaatatcacaCTCACATGATACAATAATGCCCTTTAATCTCTGGAATTCTGGATATCAGCAATAATATCGCACGATATCGCTAGATATCGCAGATATCACTAAATATCGCACTGTTCCCCATATATTTTTACTGTGTATCGACAATATCGTCAATACTCATATCCACATGGTCATATGCTTTCTCAATGTTGAGCTTAAAAATTACTCCCTTGGACCCCTATCAATGCATTCATGAGCCACAAGAGCCCCATCCAAAATATGTCATTCATGCAAGAAGACCCATTGCGATAAAGAAATTACATTTCCAAGCATTCACAGAATCTTGTCGTAAAGATCTTAGCCAAGATATTATAGGGGctactaatgcaggggcattttcacactgggctcgagtggggtagcccgtgggatgcggggacacactcgggggggggggggtcttgtgtttgagactcctcaccgagggtgattaatgcagggccatttcacatcgggctcgagtagggta containing:
- the LOC131239963 gene encoding uncharacterized protein LOC131239963 isoform X2 yields the protein MDVAYFHNIPFPSPIPSSPSVSPSSPRFRSLSFLSRVSISNPFLKNPSDSPAFRPILRRNLCSACGGADTLVAGPQKEGNLRPFVSGNGGGDEIGDLKSWMHSKGLPPCKVVLKEKASHDENLRPIHYVAASEDLDAGDVAFSVPNSLVVTLERVLGNETIAELLTTNKLSELACLALYLMYEKKQGKKSFWHPFIRELDRQRGRGQLAVESPLLWSESELAYLTGSPTRAEVLERDEGIKREYNELDTVWFMAGSLFQQYPYDIPTEAFPFEIFKQAFVAVQSCVVHLQKVSLARRFALVPLGPPLLAYKSNCKAMLAATDGAVQLVVDRPYKAGESIVVWCGPQPNSRLLLNYGFVDEDNPYDRIVVEASLNTEDPQYQDKRMVAQRNGKLAVQVFHVYVGREKEAVSDMLPYLRLGYVSDPAEMQSVISSQGPICPVMSYFSFHRLKS
- the LOC131239963 gene encoding uncharacterized protein LOC131239963 isoform X1, with amino-acid sequence MDVAYFHNIPFPSPIPSSPSVSPSSPRFRSLSFLSRVSISNPFLKNPSDSPAFRPILRRNLCSACGGADTLVAGPQKEGNLRPFVSGNGGGDEIGDLKSWMHSKGLPPCKVVLKEKASHDENLRPIHYVAASEDLDAGDVAFSVPNSLVVTLERVLGNETIAELLTTNKLSELACLALYLMYEKKQGKKSFWHPFIRELDRQRGRGQLAVESPLLWSESELAYLTGSPTRAEVLERDEGIKREYNELDTVWFMAGSLFQQYPYDIPTEAFPFEIFKQAFVAVQSCVVHLQKVSLARRFALVPLGPPLLAYKSNCKAMLAATDGAVQLVVDRPYKAGESIVVWCGPQPNSRLLLNYGFVDEDNPYDRIVVEASLNTEDPQYQDKRMVAQRNGKLAVQVFHVYVGREKEAVSDMLPYLRLGYVSDPAEMQSVISSQGPICPVSPCMERAVLDQLSDYFKARLAGYPTTSCTDNALLADPSLDPKKRVAIQLIKLEKKMLNACLQVTVGFINQLPDHTVSPCPAPYAPLLK